AAAGcatcttttttttgttttgttttgtttcgtttattaaatacatatatatatatatatatttattattccTATTGATATATAAATGCAAGTACAATGTAatgttgatttttttttaatttacatacatatacaatatacatatatatatatatatatatatgcatacatatataaacaaaaacacacataTGTCTAAATGTGGCCTGCTGTTATTAaactatatacatacacacacacacacacacacaacggGGAAAATGTGAGAAACTTAAGCTATTATTATTTACGTGATTGTTTCACTATTATTAAAGCCAATTGATTAATGATTATTGCAATTATTGTGACCACAAGCAAGcaaataaaaaggaaacattGTTGAATCTTAATTGTACCGAAGAAACGAGTCGAGGCAGAGCACAATACTTACAATATTCTCTACAATATGCAAGCACTCAAAGGATGGGGATACGTTAATTATGGACTTTGGACACGGGAACTTTTGATAAAATGCCTTCTGCAATGCATGAATTGTACTTACAAATAAATTCTATATATTATATACCATAGTTATCGTTGTCGATAAGATAAGCGAATGCATTAGGGAAGTGCCTAGTCTTGGAAGTCTTAGAGAATTGCGAAACGGAGACGATGTTGAGAATGAATATAATGGGATGGGACGGGATGGGATTGCAGATATAATCAATCAAAAGCCCATATAACTTTACACTATATACAAACAAGGGATGTGTGAAACAACTCCACAAGCTATAGGTTTTATTCAAATTTGCTAGCCAATTTATAAGAGCGAGATCCCATCAGAGCAGTATTTTGATTAAATAGAACAACTATGTACCCAAACTGTATACTAAATACtgaaagaaaataaaaaatgttTTGCAAAagacacacaacaaaaaaagaacagTCTTCAAATTTGGCGCTCGATTGGTTTCAATCATCGATGGCTGTCTATTTCGATAGTATAGCAGCCGTGAGAACCAACACGTGGCCAACACACCAGGGTGATCATTTATGGTAGGCAAGCAATCATCACCACTATACATAAAATATGCAGCCAATTTCTTGAATTTGGAACAGCTCGGTTCTAATATTCAAATAAAGGTATATAGCCGCCGAATGGTACTTTCGGTCATCGCCCAAAAACATCGATATTTTTGTTATATATCAAGATATAAATCAATATATGTCTTACATCCCTATCCCCGTGCCCAAACAAGATTTCATCgacaaaataaaaatcaaataaaaaagaaaagaaaataaaaaaacaaagtTGGCATCGACCGCACTTTGACTTGGCAAATTCCACCGTTGAGAAGGCGTGCGACCAAATAAACCCACGCTACTCACGTAGCGCggtaaaacaaaaaacaaaaaaggaaaaaccgAAAATGTTTGGGTTTGTGAAATATCTATTTAAATTGCagtttctttttattttggCAGCTGTGTTGGCTGGCCTTTATCGCACGGAAATAAAGCAGTTTGCAAACAGACATGCGGCTAACTACGTGGACAAAGCTGATGGCGAGACGGTTTCGCTCCAGTTCAAAGCGGCCAACGAAAACACAGCCACGGTCCTAACGTCTGCAGAACTTTCCAAATACAATGGCGAGGATGGACAGCCCATCTACCTGGCATTGCTTGGATCCGTTTTCGATGTGACGCGCGGCATCAAACACTATGGTACCGGCTGCAGCTATAACTTCTTTGTGGGACGCGATGCCTCTGTTGCGTTTATAAGCGGCGAGTTTGAAGAGTACGACCCGCAGACTGCGGACGATGTGCTCACCCTGGAACCCAACGACCTCCTTGGCCTGGCCAATTGGAGAGATTTCTATGAGAAGGAATATGTCTACA
The Drosophila miranda strain MSH22 chromosome XL, D.miranda_PacBio2.1, whole genome shotgun sequence genome window above contains:
- the LOC108164977 gene encoding neuferricin homolog encodes the protein MFGFVKYLFKLQFLFILAAVLAGLYRTEIKQFANRHAANYVDKADGETVSLQFKAANENTATVLTSAELSKYNGEDGQPIYLALLGSVFDVTRGIKHYGTGCSYNFFVGRDASVAFISGEFEEYDPQTADDVLTLEPNDLLGLANWRDFYEKEYVYKGKLIGRFYDEQGEPTTYYHKYLALLEQAQIAKAEVDELRSKYPGCNIEWSEAKGTRVWCTNTSGDGKERAWTGFPRKLYSRGNKNFNCACVPESELDQIDAEGQAAHGDAMFKTYDNCSSRAKECFYRV